The following are from one region of the Anomaloglossus baeobatrachus isolate aAnoBae1 chromosome 1, aAnoBae1.hap1, whole genome shotgun sequence genome:
- the LOC142292775 gene encoding PC-esterase domain-containing protein 1A-like — translation MIKLLQDDKLLSEKQMRKKGQMTFENDSLVEGGILNGMQKGTAYQEVRQYRSVHHLVRYYFITSVYSAYLESILSDFQSGPQPDVLIANSCIWDVMRFDNEHNELEAYKTNLDYLFLRLKEVLSPHCLIIWNMTMPVGHKNDKLKKKAHNLRLDIVEGNFFSSTLADFHKLDVLDMHYHFRCFLRLRCQDATHWNQLAHRKYTQILLTHIAVAWGVEPPKGKMLEGSILRAVPTHLVTLGKNPMSHRRIKERAPYSRGAAYMPRYTRFNESDTYSKSGPAFTHLPCAKRNFPLPNKEPPINFSSFLSRAPDPQEHRNMKIATRREQKPKAGRIHPYSCPPVYRARFC, via the exons ATGATTAAGCTGCTGCAGGATGACAAGTTGCTGTCTGAAAAGCAGATGAGAAAGAAG GGGCAGATGACTTTTGAGAATGACTCTCTAGTAGAGGGTGGCATCCTGAATGGAATGCAAAAAGGGACCGCGTATCAAGaagtgcggcagtaccggagtgtccaccATCTTGTGCGCTACTACTTCATTACCTCTGTCTATTCTGCTTACTTGGAGAGCATATTATCAGATTTCCAAAGTGGCCCCCAACCTGATGTGCTGATAGCGAACTCCTGTATCTGGGATGTCATGAG GTTTGATAATGAACATAACGAACTGGAGGCTTATAAGACCAACCTGGACTACCTATTCCTGCGCCTCAAGGAGGTACTTAGCCCTCATTGCCTCATCATATGGAACATGACCATGCCAGTTGGACATAAGAATGATAAGTTGAAAAAG AAGGCACACAACCTGCGGCTCGATATTGTAGAGGGAAACTTCTTCAGCAGCACTTTAGCAGATTTCCACAAGCTGGACGTGCTGGACATGCACTATCACTTTCGCTGCTTCCTGCGCCTCAGGTGCCAAGATGCCACCCACTGGAACCAGCTGGCGCATCGGAAGTACACCCAGATCCTGCTGACCCACATTGCAGTGGCCTGGGGGGTGGAGCCGCCGAAGGGCAAGATGCTGGAAG GCTCTATTCTTCGTGCTGTACCTACACACTTGGTTACATTAGGAAAAAATCCTATGTCGCACCGCAGAATTAAAGAGCGAGCGCCATACAGCCGGG GGGCTGCATACATGCCGAGATACACAAGATTCAATGAGAGTGACACTTACTCAAAGTCTG GTCCTGCTTTCACCCACCTTCCATGTGCTAAAAGAAACTTTCCCCTACCCAACAAGGAGCCTCCCATAAATTTCAGCTCTTTTCTCTCCCGTGCTCCGGACCCACAAGAACACAGGAATATGAAGATTGCGACAAGGAGGGAGCAAAAGCCAAAAGCGGGTCGGATCCACCCATATTCCTGTCCTCCAGTGTATCGGGCCAGGTTCTGCTAA